The genomic region CAGCGGGTTCGGGTAGACGCCGGCGGCGATCAGGCCTGCAACGTGGGCCATGTCGACGAACAGATAGGCGCCGACCTTGTCGGCGATGGCTCGGAAACGCGCCCAGTCGATCTTCTGCGAGTAGGCCGAGAAGCCGGCCACGACCATCTTCGGCTTGTGCTCCAGCGCCAGTTTCTCGACCTCGTCGTAGTCGATCAGGCCCTGGTCGTCGACGCCGTACTGGATGGCGTTGAACAGCTTGCCGGAGACGTTGACCTTGGCGCCGTGGGTCAGGTGGCCGCCATGGGCCAGGCTCATGCCGAGGATGGTGTCGCCGGGATTCAGCAACGCGAGGTACACGGCCTGGTTGGCCTGGCTGCCCGAATGCGGCTGCACGTTGGCGTACATGTTTTCAGTGGAGCCGCCGCCGAACAGCTGCTTGAGCCGGTGGATCGCCAATTGTTCGGCGACGTCGACATACTCGCAGCCGCCGTAGTAGCGCTTGCCCGGGTAGCCCTCGGCGTACTTGTTGGTCAGCACGCTGCCCTGGGCCTCCATCACGCGGGGGCTGGCGTAGTTCTCGCTGGCGATCAGCTCGACGTGATCTTCCTGTCGCTGCGCCTCGTCGGCGATGGCCTGGGCCAGTTCGGGGTCAAAACCTTCGATTCGGGCGTCGCGCGGAAACATCGGCTCTCCGGGTGTCTGGATGGCGGGGGCGGAAGCCCCGGAGTTTACGCGAACATCCATGCTCCTTGAGAACCTGCTCCTTGAGAACATGCTCCTCGAGAACACGTTCCTTGAGAAGCGGCCGGGCCGGCCTTTCCGGGCCAGGCGCCTGTGCTCGGCCGAAGGCAAGCCGTCCACGGCTTGCGGAAACCCCCGGGAAGGATCGGTATCTCCCTGAATCCCGGCGCTGTTCCGGGTGGCGTCGGCCTGTTCCATACGGGATAATTCGCGGTCAACCATCCATACCCCAGCGGCCCTGCCCTCGCAGACGGCCGCCGTCCGCCTGCGGTGCGCAGGAGTCCAGGAGCCGCAATGTCCTCGCAATACATCTACACCATGAACGGCGTCAGCAAGGTCGTGCCGCCGAAGCGCCAGATCATCAAGGACATCTCGCTGTCCTTCTTCCCGGGCGCCAAGATCGGCCTGCTGGGCCTCAACGGCGCCGGCAAGTCGACGGTACTGAAGATCATGGCCGGCGTGGACACCGACTTCGAGGGCGAGGCGCGCCCGCAGCCGGGCATCAAGGTCGGCTACCTGGCGCAGGAGCCGGAACTGAACCCCGAGCACACCGTCCGCGAGGCGGTGGAGGAAGGCGTCGGCGAGGTGCTGCAGGCACAGGCTGCGCTGGACAGGGTCTACGACGCCTATGCCGAGGAGGGCGCCGACTTCGACAAGCTGGCCGCCGAGCAGCAGCGCCTGGAGGCCATCCTCGCCTCCAACGACGCGCACCTGCTGGAGCAGCAACTGGAGGTCGCCGCCGACGCGCTGCGCATCCCGCCGTGGGACGCGAAGATCGGACCGCTGTCGGGCGGCGAGAAACGCCGCGTCGCGCTGTGCCGCCTGCTGCTGTCCAAGCCCGACATGCTGCTGCTCGACGAGCCGACCAACCACCTGGATGCCGAGTCGGTCGAATGGCTGGAGCAGTTCCTGGCCCGCTACACCGGCACCGTGGTGGCGGTGACGCATGACCGCTACTTCCTCGACAACGCCGCCGAATGGATCCTGGAACTCGACCGCGGCCGCGGCATCCCGTGGAAGGGCAACTACACCGAATGGCTGGTGCAGAAGGATGCGCGCCTGAAACAGGAAGAGAACCAGGAAAAGGCGCGCCAGAAGGCGATCCAGAAGGAGCTGGAGTGGTCGCGGCAGAACGCCAAGGGCGGCCGCTCCAAGGGCAAGGCGCGCCTGGGCCGGCTGGAGGAGCTGCAGTCGGTCGATTACCAGAAGCGCAACGAGACCAACGAGATCTTCATTCCGCCGGGCGAGCGCCTCGGCAATTCGGTGATCGAGTTCAAGAACGTCAGCAAGAAGTTCGGCGACCGCCTGCTGATCGACGACCTGAGCATCATCGTGCCGCCGGGCGCGATCGTCGGCATCATCGGTCCCAACGGCGCCGGCAAGTCGACCCTGTTCAAGATGATCACCGGGCAGGAGAAGCCGGACTCGGGCCAGATCAACATCGGTCCGACCGTGAAGCTGGCCTACGTCGACCAGAGCCGCGAGAAGCTGGAAGGCAACCACAACGTGTTCCAGGAGGTCTCCGGCGGCGCCGACATCCTCAACATCAACGGCATCGAGATCCAGTCGCGCGCCTACATCGGCCGCTTCAACTTCAAGGGCCAGGACCAGCAGAAGATGGTCGGCACCCTGTCGGGCGGCGAGCGCGGCCGCCTGCACATGGCCAAGACCCTGTTGCAGGGCGGCAACGTGCTGCTGCTCGACGAGCCGTCCAACGACCTCGACATCGAGACCCTGCGTGCGCTGGAAGACGCGCTGCTGGAGTTCCCGGGCAACACCTTCGTCATCTCGCATGACCGCTGGTTCCTGGACCGCATCGCCACCCACATCCTCGCCTTCGAGGGCGACAGCCACGTGGAGTTCTTCCAGGGCAACTACCGCGAGTACGAGGAAGACAAGAAGCGCCGCCTCGGCGAGGAAGGCGCCAAGCCGCACCGGTTGCGGTTCAAGGCGTTGAAGTGACGATCTGGCCCGTGGCCGCGCCGTGGCCACGGCCTTGCCAGATCGTCATCCCCGCGAAGGCGGGGATCCATGGACGTTGGTTTCTCTCCGCAAGCCAATGTCAAAGTAAAAAAACCAAATCCTGAAGTCCATGGGTCCCCGCCTTCGCGGGGATGACGCGTCAGGGGTCGAGGTATCCGCATGAATTTCGTCACCGCCCTGAAAACCCGCTGGCAACAGGCCAACACCCTGGTCTGCGTCGGCCTCGATCCGGAACCGGCGAGGTTCCCGGCGAAGTTCGCCGACGATCCGGACGCGGCATTCAACTTCTGCCGCGACATCGTCGATGCCACCGCGGAGTATGTCTGCGCGTTCAAGCCGCAGATCGCCCACTTCGCCGCGCTTGGCGCCGAGGACGCGCTGACACGCCTGGTCGCGCACATCCATGCCGCCCACCCCGGCATCCCGGTGATTCTCGATTCCAAGCGTGGCGACATCGGCAGCACCGCGAAGCACTACGCCAGCGAGGCATTCGACCGCTACGCCGCCGACGCGGTGACGGTGAACCCCTACCTCGGCCGCGACTCGGTGCAGCCCTTCCTCGACCACGCCGACAAGGGCGTGGTGATCCTTTGCCGCACCTCGAACCCGGGTGCCAGCGACCTCCAGGACCTGGTCGTGTCCGATAACGGCCGCGATGCCCGCCCGCTGTATCAACACGTCGCCGAAAAGATCGCCCGCGACTGGAACGCGAACGGCAACTGCGCGCTGGTGGTCGGCGCGACCTGGCCGGAGCAGTTGAAGCAAGTACGCGCGATCGTCGGCGACCTGCCGTTCCTGGTGCCGGGCGTCGGCGCACAGGGCGGCGATGTCGAGGCCGTGGTGAGGAACGCGAAGACCGCCGATGGCACCGGTCTGGTCGTCAGCAGTTCGCGCGCGGTGCTGCATGCCTCGGATGGCGACGACTACGCCGAAGCGGCCGCGACCGCGGCGCGTACCTTGCGCGACGAGATCAACCGCTACCGGTAATCGGGAGCAGCGCGCCGGCAACCGGGCGGATCAGAGCGAACGGATGCACGCCCGAGCTGCCGCCAGCGGGAAACGGGCCCATATCGCCGCGAACACGAACCCGCGCATCAAGACCCCGCGCCGCCCGGCCTCGAATTTGCGGAAGTAGCGCCACAAGCCACGATGCTTGTGCCATTCGACGAACAGCGGGCGCCGGCGGCTGGATACCCCGCGAACGTGCAACACCCGCACACGGTTGGCGACCGCCACCCGTGCCCCGGCCTCGCGCGCGCGCCGGCACAGGTCGAGGTCTTCGGCATGCAGGCGGTAGCCTTCGTCGAAGCCGCCAATCCGCTCGAACAGCGCGCGCGGCATCAGCATCAGCGCGCCCGACACTGCGTTGACCGGCTGCAGTTCCTGCGCATCGTCCGGCGGCACCGCCATGGCCGACGCCCGACCGGGACGCAACATGCCGGACAGCATCGCGCCGAAATCGGGATCGCGCCGTCGCGCAGCGGCATCACGATGGCCGTCCTCGCCGACCAGGTCGGCCCCCAGCAGGCAATCGCCACCACCGGCCAGCGCATGCAGCCGCGACAGCGCCTCCGGCTCGAGCAGGCAATCGGGATTGACGAAGGCCAGCCACGGCGCCGCGCTGTCGGCCGCCCCCTGGTTGCAAGCCACCGCGAAGCCGGGATTGTCCGGATTGGCGATGAAGCGCACCCGCAGGTCGCTGGCAGCATGGCGCTGGACGATCTCGACGGTGTCGTCGCCGGAAGCGTTGTCGACCACCCGGATCTCGGCCACGCCGGTACTGGCGCGCAGGCGCTGCAGGCAGTTGTCGATGGTTTCGGCGCTGCAGTGGCTGACCACGATTGCGGTGATGCCTGCGGCGATGCCGTCCACCCCGTGTCCGCGATTCATCGCCGGTCCTCTTCGTCAGCGGCGGCGTCCGCTGTGCTCGATGCAGCTGTGCTCGATGCAGCTGTGCTCGATGCAGCTGTACCCGGCGCCCCGGAGCCGGTTTCGTCGCGATCCCGGAACAGGTCGCGTTGCGGATCGGGCCGACCGATCCCGGCCAGCAGCGCACCCAGGCGGGCGCGCGGTTCGCGCAGCGGGTCGTGCATCAGGAAATTCGCCAGCCGCGGGTGCCAGTCCGGCCAGCGTACCGCCAACCGTTCCATGTCGCCCTCGAACGGCACTCCTTCGACCGTACGGGCGACGTAGGCGGTGTCGCAGAGCACGTTGCGCCAGCCCAGGCCGGCCAGTCGCAGCGACAGGTCGATCAGGGCGGCATACCAGGAGCCGTAACTGGTGGCATCCAGCCCTCCGGCCCTGAGCCGCGCACTGCCGCGGATCAGCACCGCATGCGAAACGCCGGCCGGCAATTCCGGACACAACCCCGGCATCGCCGCGGTGGCACGTGCGAGGGGCTGGAGGTCATCGGGCAGCGGCGCGATCTCGCCGATCCGCGGCCATGCCGCGGCCTCGCCGGCATTGCACCAGGGTGTGGCAGTGGCGATGGCGCCATCGGCGCCCAGACAGGCGGCAAGGCGGTCCAGCCAGCCATGCGCCGGCACCGCGTCCGGCGCCAGCACGACGACATCGGCGTCCCCGCAGGCGGCCAACGCCTGGTCGAGATGGGCGACTTCGCCGATGCCGCGCTCGCGCCGGCTGTAGTCGGCCTGCAGCGAGGTTGCCGCGATCCAGCGTTCGATGATCGCGTAGCCGCGCGGTCCTACCCGCGCATCGTCGGCCAACCAGACCCGGGTCCCGGGCGGCGTGGACGCCTCCAATGCGCCGAGGCAGGCGTCGAGCGCGGCATCGTCAGTGCCGACCGGGATTACGACGATCGGCAGTTCAGCCGGCGGCCGGGCCATCACGCCTCAGTTTTTCGGAGCCCGGTGGAGTGGCTCCATCGCGCGGAAGCGGCGGCCGTACTCATCGGTCAGGTTCCGCGCTTCCTGCGGATTGCGCACGATCTTCGGGGTCAGCAGGATGATGGTTTCCTCGCGGCCGGTGCTGGTGTTCTGGCGCCCGAACAGGCCGCCGATCACCGGGATCCGGCTCAACCCCGGGAACCCCGACGAACCGCGGCGGGTGGTGTCGGTGATCAGGCCGGCCAGCATCACCGTCTCGCCGCTGCGCACCGCCGCTTCGGTCTTGAGCTTGCGGGTATCGACGCGGACGTTGCCGAACTCGTCCGGCTCATCGCCCGGCGCGCTGACCTCCTGGACGATGTCGAGGAAGACCATGTCGTCCGCGGTGACCCGCGGGCGCACCGTGAGGATGGTGCCGGTGTCGAGATACTGCACCTGGCCGATGGTCCCGTCGGTGCCGGTGCCCGGATTGAACGTCACCGACCGCACCGGGATTCGCGCACCGACGTTGAAGGTGGCCTCGGTGTTGTTGCGCACGAACAGCGACGGCGACTGCAGCATCTGCACGTCGGTCACCTGGTCGAGCGCGTTGATCACCGCCGCGGCGTTGCGGCCGAGGAAGGTCCAGGCCAGGCCGCCGCTGCCGTCGCTGGCGCGCCCGGTGACGCTGCCGGAGATCGTGCTCCAGGTATCGCGCCCCACCGCGCTCGGCAGGCCGGCATCGGTCACCGCGGTCTCGAAGAACCAGTTGACGCCGTAGCTCAGGTCGCCGGTCAGGGTGACCAGGGCAATCTGTGCCTCGATATGGACCTGGGTCGGCATCACGTCAAGGCGCTCGATCACGTCGCGGATCGATTTCCAGGCCGCCGGCGAACCGCGCACGAGCAGCGAGTTGGTTTCGGCCACCGCCGACACCCCGACCTTCGCGCCTTCGACCTCCAGCATCACGCTGCCGTCGCCGCCGCTGCGCTGGTTCAGCGACATGCTGCCGAGCTCGCCGCCGCTCGCGCCACCGCGACCGCCGGTATTGCCCGCATCACCGCCCCCGCCCTTCAGGTCCATCTGCTCCAATCCCGGCATCAGGCTCGCGTTGCCGCCGCGCGCGCCGGCCGAGGAACTGCCGCCGAACACCTCGGCCAGCCGCTGGGCAAGGTCGCCGGCATCGATGTACTTGAGGTCGTAACTGAACAGCTGCATGTCGCCGCCAGCGCTGTCGATGCGTTCCAGCCACTGCTGGATGTCGTCCAGGTAGCGGGCCTGGGGGGTGATCACCAGCACCGCGTTGGCACCATCCAGCGGCATGAACCGGAACATGCCGGCGACCGGCGATTTACTCTCCTCGCCGAACACCTTCTCCAGGTCGGAGACCACGTCGCTGGCCTTGCCGGACTGGATCGGATAGACACCCACCGACATCCCCGACAGCCAGTCGACGTCGAAGATCTCGATGGTGCGCAGGTAGTTCTCCAGCTCGGCGCGGGTGCCGCCGATGCTGATCACGTTGCGTGCCGGGTCGGTGGAGACGATGGCATTGGGCCGTGCGTAAGGTTCGAGCAGCTTCTTCATCTCCTCGGCGGAGATGTAGTTCAGTGGCACCGCGCGGACCTCGAAGCCGCGCGCGGATGCCGGGCTGCCGGTGCGCGGAGCGATGTTGCCGGGCAGCGCCTGGTCGGCCGGGACGATGTTGTAACGACCGTCGGCATAGACCATGCGGGCATTGTTCCAGCCCAGCACCATTTCCAGCAGGCCCAGCGCGCTGGCAGGACTGACCGGCTTGGGCGTGGCCAGGGTCACGGTGCCCTGCACGCCCGGCGCGATCACGTAGTTCTGCCCGAGCATGTCGCCGAGAATGGCCTTGACCACCGCCTGCAGCGATTCGCCCTCGAAGTTGAAGGTGGCCTCGCCGGTAGTGGCGCCCAGGCCGGGCGGCGGTGCGGCGGCGGCACTCTGGTTGATGACCTGGCCGGTACCTCGACGGATCTGGGGTCGCGGGCCGGCATCGTCCGGCAACGCCTCGACGCTGTCGGCAGGAGGCAACGTGGTCTGCACCCGCGGACTGAGGTCGGCCTCGCGGCTGACCCGCGGGGTTGGCGCACTGGCGCAGGCATTGAGCAACATCGCGATGGAGGCGGCCAACAGCCAGGGCCGGGCGCCGGCCAGGGACGGTGCGGTTGATTCGTCGCGTCGATTCATTGCATGCACTTTACTGGCTCTCGTCACTGGCTCTCTGCCGGCGGATTGGGCGAAGGTGGCGTGTCTGATGGAGGTGCAGGGGGTTGCGGCGGGGGTTGCGGACTCTGGCGATTCTGTGCCTGCTCGCGCAGGGCCGCACGACGGGCCTGGATGCGCTGGCGGATCGCTTCCATCTGCGATTCCGGTGTGGTCGCCGGAGTCGCCTGATCGGGCTGCGATTCGGCCTGTTTGCCATTGGCGTCAGCCACGGCCGATGGCGCGGGTCCGGCCGGCTCGCCCTCGGCCATCGCCGGAGCCGTGCGGGTACCGGCAGCATCGGGGCGACGCACGGCCACCTCCGTCGGGGGCCGTCCGCCATGTCCGTCGAACACGCGCAAGGCCATGGTCCGACGCCCTTCGGGCCCCTCGAACACCGCCGCGCGCACATCCAGCTCGACCAGCCGCCAGGCCGGGTGCGATTTCGGCGCCTCATCGAGCTTGACCCGGACAGACTCGCTGCCGTCGGCCGGCTGCAGGATCGCCATCCGCAGGCCCGGCGTGATCAGCACGCTGGTCAGCACGTAGTCGAAGGCCGAATCGGTGGCTTCGCTCTCTTCTCCCTGCAACGAGAACGGCTTGGGCTTGCGGTCATCGCTGAACAGGGGTCGTCGGGAGATTTCACCGTAGCTGGCCAGCGGTTCGACCATGCCCTCGGTGGCCGGTGGCAGCGACGGCAACGGTTCGAGCGTCTCCTCGTCCGATGCCAGGGGTTCGATCCGGCCACCCATGCCGGCCACGGCCAGGATCAGGGCCAGCAAGGCCCAGCCGGCGACGGTGGCCAGCAACCAGGTGCGCGGGCCGGCGCTCTCAAGTCGCATCGCGAGCCTCCGCTCCGCTGGGGGGCAGGTAGCCGTAGAGGTCGAAGCTCACGTCGAGGCCGCCGTCGCTGCTGGCACGGCCGGAACCGGGGGCGAAGTACATGCG from Lysobacter alkalisoli harbors:
- the glyA gene encoding serine hydroxymethyltransferase, which gives rise to MFPRDARIEGFDPELAQAIADEAQRQEDHVELIASENYASPRVMEAQGSVLTNKYAEGYPGKRYYGGCEYVDVAEQLAIHRLKQLFGGGSTENMYANVQPHSGSQANQAVYLALLNPGDTILGMSLAHGGHLTHGAKVNVSGKLFNAIQYGVDDQGLIDYDEVEKLALEHKPKMVVAGFSAYSQKIDWARFRAIADKVGAYLFVDMAHVAGLIAAGVYPNPLPHAHVVTSTTHKTLRGPRGGIIVAQDPSEELVKKLQSIVFPGIQGGPLMHVIAAKAVAFKEALEPAFTAYQQQVVKNAQAMAKVVIERGYKIVSGGTENHLMLIDMIGKGVTGKAAEAALGKAHITVNKNAVPNDPQKPFVTSGLRIGTPAVTTRGYQEADCIELAHWICDVLDAPEDEGVIAAVREKVTEQCRRFPVYG
- the ettA gene encoding energy-dependent translational throttle protein EttA, which produces MSSQYIYTMNGVSKVVPPKRQIIKDISLSFFPGAKIGLLGLNGAGKSTVLKIMAGVDTDFEGEARPQPGIKVGYLAQEPELNPEHTVREAVEEGVGEVLQAQAALDRVYDAYAEEGADFDKLAAEQQRLEAILASNDAHLLEQQLEVAADALRIPPWDAKIGPLSGGEKRRVALCRLLLSKPDMLLLDEPTNHLDAESVEWLEQFLARYTGTVVAVTHDRYFLDNAAEWILELDRGRGIPWKGNYTEWLVQKDARLKQEENQEKARQKAIQKELEWSRQNAKGGRSKGKARLGRLEELQSVDYQKRNETNEIFIPPGERLGNSVIEFKNVSKKFGDRLLIDDLSIIVPPGAIVGIIGPNGAGKSTLFKMITGQEKPDSGQINIGPTVKLAYVDQSREKLEGNHNVFQEVSGGADILNINGIEIQSRAYIGRFNFKGQDQQKMVGTLSGGERGRLHMAKTLLQGGNVLLLDEPSNDLDIETLRALEDALLEFPGNTFVISHDRWFLDRIATHILAFEGDSHVEFFQGNYREYEEDKKRRLGEEGAKPHRLRFKALK
- the pyrF gene encoding orotidine-5'-phosphate decarboxylase, with product MNFVTALKTRWQQANTLVCVGLDPEPARFPAKFADDPDAAFNFCRDIVDATAEYVCAFKPQIAHFAALGAEDALTRLVAHIHAAHPGIPVILDSKRGDIGSTAKHYASEAFDRYAADAVTVNPYLGRDSVQPFLDHADKGVVILCRTSNPGASDLQDLVVSDNGRDARPLYQHVAEKIARDWNANGNCALVVGATWPEQLKQVRAIVGDLPFLVPGVGAQGGDVEAVVRNAKTADGTGLVVSSSRAVLHASDGDDYAEAAATAARTLRDEINRYR
- a CDS encoding glycosyltransferase family 2 protein translates to MNRGHGVDGIAAGITAIVVSHCSAETIDNCLQRLRASTGVAEIRVVDNASGDDTVEIVQRHAASDLRVRFIANPDNPGFAVACNQGAADSAAPWLAFVNPDCLLEPEALSRLHALAGGGDCLLGADLVGEDGHRDAAARRRDPDFGAMLSGMLRPGRASAMAVPPDDAQELQPVNAVSGALMLMPRALFERIGGFDEGYRLHAEDLDLCRRAREAGARVAVANRVRVLHVRGVSSRRRPLFVEWHKHRGLWRYFRKFEAGRRGVLMRGFVFAAIWARFPLAAARACIRSL
- a CDS encoding glycosyltransferase family 2 protein encodes the protein MARPPAELPIVVIPVGTDDAALDACLGALEASTPPGTRVWLADDARVGPRGYAIIERWIAATSLQADYSRRERGIGEVAHLDQALAACGDADVVVLAPDAVPAHGWLDRLAACLGADGAIATATPWCNAGEAAAWPRIGEIAPLPDDLQPLARATAAMPGLCPELPAGVSHAVLIRGSARLRAGGLDATSYGSWYAALIDLSLRLAGLGWRNVLCDTAYVARTVEGVPFEGDMERLAVRWPDWHPRLANFLMHDPLREPRARLGALLAGIGRPDPQRDLFRDRDETGSGAPGTAASSTAASSTAASSTADAAADEEDRR
- the gspD gene encoding type II secretion system secretin GspD; this translates as MNRRDESTAPSLAGARPWLLAASIAMLLNACASAPTPRVSREADLSPRVQTTLPPADSVEALPDDAGPRPQIRRGTGQVINQSAAAAPPPGLGATTGEATFNFEGESLQAVVKAILGDMLGQNYVIAPGVQGTVTLATPKPVSPASALGLLEMVLGWNNARMVYADGRYNIVPADQALPGNIAPRTGSPASARGFEVRAVPLNYISAEEMKKLLEPYARPNAIVSTDPARNVISIGGTRAELENYLRTIEIFDVDWLSGMSVGVYPIQSGKASDVVSDLEKVFGEESKSPVAGMFRFMPLDGANAVLVITPQARYLDDIQQWLERIDSAGGDMQLFSYDLKYIDAGDLAQRLAEVFGGSSSAGARGGNASLMPGLEQMDLKGGGGDAGNTGGRGGASGGELGSMSLNQRSGGDGSVMLEVEGAKVGVSAVAETNSLLVRGSPAAWKSIRDVIERLDVMPTQVHIEAQIALVTLTGDLSYGVNWFFETAVTDAGLPSAVGRDTWSTISGSVTGRASDGSGGLAWTFLGRNAAAVINALDQVTDVQMLQSPSLFVRNNTEATFNVGARIPVRSVTFNPGTGTDGTIGQVQYLDTGTILTVRPRVTADDMVFLDIVQEVSAPGDEPDEFGNVRVDTRKLKTEAAVRSGETVMLAGLITDTTRRGSSGFPGLSRIPVIGGLFGRQNTSTGREETIILLTPKIVRNPQEARNLTDEYGRRFRAMEPLHRAPKN
- a CDS encoding general secretion pathway protein GspN, which produces MRLESAGPRTWLLATVAGWALLALILAVAGMGGRIEPLASDEETLEPLPSLPPATEGMVEPLASYGEISRRPLFSDDRKPKPFSLQGEESEATDSAFDYVLTSVLITPGLRMAILQPADGSESVRVKLDEAPKSHPAWRLVELDVRAAVFEGPEGRRTMALRVFDGHGGRPPTEVAVRRPDAAGTRTAPAMAEGEPAGPAPSAVADANGKQAESQPDQATPATTPESQMEAIRQRIQARRAALREQAQNRQSPQPPPQPPAPPSDTPPSPNPPAESQ